A DNA window from Oscarella lobularis chromosome 8, ooOscLobu1.1, whole genome shotgun sequence contains the following coding sequences:
- the LOC136190281 gene encoding INO80 complex subunit B-like: MSDINVDDEDSPSVQPSRKRHKKGKHKKEKKHKKKKDRDRSRAGEVTAAAADSDDEDQKTTSPSRKKRRKGNGGGANPHVKLKIKFGGQTMATAEAMPSLPAMQRKQHRSARVIVESDESTEERSQFRSAPAPAKSNEGEDEESRWLDALHSGELNERGDLPSHRVITTARQMSMLGSGGGSNLLELPLGPSPSKVMNEEMQARKVESARRRRQREAKRREEQKKQTVTKLITKQTTTKRKDDDKSRSKAKQSSAQSHVHYVNGRDSITLSLPIGLVYPIDSEKSKTPPPPVICAAEGCGNAKKYSCRATNVPLCSLECYRKIREAKA, from the exons ATGTCGG acatcaacgtcgacgacgaagactcgCCGAGCGTGCAGCCGAGTCGAAAGAGGCacaagaaaggaaaacacaagaaagagaagaaacacaagaagaaaaaggatcgCGATCGCAGCCGAGCGGGCGAAGTGACCGCCGCTGCAGccgattcggacgacgaagatcaGAAAACGACCTCGCCGTCTCgaaagaaacggcgaaagggaaacggcggcggcgcaaaTCCCCACGTCAAACTGAAGATCAAATTTGGAGGCCAGACAATGGCCACGGCCGAAGCGATGCCGAG tTTGCCCGCAATGCAGCGAAAACAACATCGTTCTGCTCGAGTTATAGTGGAAAGCGATGAAAGCACGGAGGAGC GCAGCCAATTTCGTTCTGCTCCCGCGCCTGCTAAGTCCAACGAAGg tgaagatgaagaaagtCGCTGGCTTGATGCTCTCCACTCCGGCGAGCTGAACGAGAGAGGCGACTTGCCTAGTCATCGAGTCATCACCACGGCGAGACAG ATGTCGATGTTGGGCTCGGGAGGTGGCTCCAATCTGTTGGAATTGCCACTCG GTCCGTCGCCAAGTAAAGTGATGAACGAAGAAATGCAAGCGAGAAAGGTCGAGTCGgcgagaaggagacgacagCGCGAAGCGAAGCGACGGGAAGAGCAAAag AAACAAACGGTCACAAAGTTGATTACAAAACaaacaacgacgaagagaaaagacgatgACAAG TCGCGAAGTAAGGCAAAGCAGTCGAGTGCCCAATCGCACGTGCATTACGTCAACGGTCGAGACTCTATAACCCTATCCTTACCGATCGGACTCGTCTACCCCATAGACTCCGAAAAGTCCAA GACCCCGCCTCCGCCCGTTATCTGCGCCGCCGAGGGGTGCGGCAACGCGAAGAAGTACTCgtgtcgcgcgacgaacgtgCCGCTGTGCAGTTTGGAGTGCTATCGGAAAATacgcgaagcgaaagcgtaa